A region of bacterium DNA encodes the following proteins:
- a CDS encoding ABC transporter permease → MTDQAPSELQTPDGGRRRDPLSMLFQSGAWRFEKRLVVRPWHEFVTLVAALVVAVGIIAGLVLFIGKSPADSFAALYNGAFGTRESTLETLVQATPLILTGLAAAIAFRAGVWNIGGEGQFFAGVMGTWFVYDLWGGLPAPLLFVLMFIFAAIAGAAWASVASGLLVRYGTNEILTTVMLNFVILYILSYLLAGPWQSPDTFYYQTVRMADTTYLPRFVTGSRLHWGFAIALIAALVVYWLIRRTALGYEIRGIGSNVVASRYKGIRVGTVTLATMAISGALAGIAGAGELLGLHHRVQLDIAEGIGFTGIIIALVARLHPLGVIVAAILFGALVNGSTAMQYETGIPKALVFVIEGTTLALVLIAAMVSRYRIRKAG, encoded by the coding sequence ATGACCGATCAAGCCCCTTCCGAGCTTCAGACGCCGGACGGCGGCCGCCGCCGGGACCCGCTGTCGATGTTGTTCCAATCCGGGGCATGGAGGTTCGAGAAGAGGCTGGTGGTCCGCCCATGGCACGAGTTCGTCACGCTGGTCGCCGCTCTCGTGGTGGCGGTGGGCATCATCGCCGGCCTGGTGCTGTTCATCGGAAAGAGTCCGGCCGATTCGTTCGCCGCCCTGTACAACGGGGCCTTCGGCACCCGGGAGTCCACCCTGGAGACCCTGGTGCAGGCGACACCGCTGATCCTTACCGGCCTGGCGGCTGCGATCGCCTTCCGGGCCGGGGTCTGGAACATCGGCGGCGAGGGACAGTTCTTCGCCGGCGTTATGGGTACCTGGTTCGTCTACGACCTTTGGGGAGGGCTACCGGCGCCGCTGCTCTTCGTCTTGATGTTCATCTTCGCCGCCATCGCGGGCGCCGCCTGGGCATCGGTGGCCAGCGGGCTGCTGGTTCGGTACGGGACCAACGAGATCCTTACCACGGTCATGCTCAACTTCGTGATCCTTTACATCCTCTCCTACCTGCTGGCCGGACCCTGGCAGTCGCCCGACACCTTCTACTACCAGACCGTACGGATGGCGGACACCACCTACCTGCCCCGCTTCGTCACCGGCAGTCGCCTTCACTGGGGGTTCGCCATCGCGCTGATCGCCGCGCTGGTGGTCTACTGGCTCATCAGGCGCACCGCCCTGGGATACGAGATAAGGGGGATCGGCTCCAACGTGGTCGCCTCCCGCTACAAGGGCATCAGGGTGGGTACCGTGACCCTCGCCACCATGGCCATCTCGGGAGCTCTGGCCGGCATTGCCGGCGCCGGGGAGTTGCTGGGGCTCCACCATCGTGTCCAGCTCGACATCGCCGAGGGCATCGGTTTCACGGGCATCATCATCGCCCTGGTGGCCCGCCTGCATCCGCTCGGCGTGATCGTGGCCGCCATACTGTTCGGCGCCCTCGTCAACGGGTCCACCGCCATGCAGTACGAGACCGGCATTCCGAAGGCGCTGGTGTTCGTGATCGAGGGGACCACGCTCGCACTGGTCCTGATCGCGGCGATGGTGTCCCGGTACCGGATCCGGAAGGCCGGCTGA